The Faecalibacter sp. LW9 genome has a segment encoding these proteins:
- the gyrB gene encoding DNA topoisomerase (ATP-hydrolyzing) subunit B has protein sequence MSNNTYTADNIQALEGMEHVRLRPSMYIGDVGVRGLHHLVYEVVDNSIDEALAGYCDTIKVTILEGNSIRVEDNGRGIPVDMHKKEGKSALEVVMTKIGAGGKFDKDTYKVSGGLHGVGVSCVNALSNHLTAEVFKNGKKYIQEYSKGKPLYDVKTVGETDHNGTTVTFTPDDTIFQEITEYNYNTLANRLRELAFLNKGINITLTDERTTDEEGNYVSETFHSEEGLKEFVEFIDGNRESIMDSVIFMEGERDGIPVEVAMRYNNSYTENVHSYVNNINTHEGGTHLTGFRRALTRTLKKYAEENFNLVKEKVEIVGDDFREGLTAVVSVKVMEPQFEGQTKTKLGNSEVSPAVDKIVAEMLTNFLEENPASAKLIVDKVILAAKARQAAKKAREMVQRKNPMGGSGLPGKLADCSSRNPEESELFLVEGDSAGGTAKQGRDRHFQAILPLRGKILNVEKAMAHKVLDNEEIKNIYTALGVTIGTEEDSKALNIGKLRYHKIVIMTDADVDGSHIATLILTFFFRYMKELIEQGHIYIATPPLYLLKKGAKQIYAWNEKEREQITQELSTDGKGVTIQRYKGLGEMNAEQLWDTTLNPQHRTLRKVTIDNAAEADRVFSMLMGDDVPPRREFIEQNAHYAKIDA, from the coding sequence ATGAGTAATAACACATATACGGCGGATAATATCCAGGCGTTAGAAGGTATGGAGCACGTTCGTCTTCGTCCTTCAATGTATATTGGAGACGTCGGAGTTAGAGGATTGCATCACTTAGTTTATGAGGTTGTTGATAACTCTATTGATGAAGCGTTAGCAGGTTACTGTGATACGATTAAAGTAACAATATTAGAAGGAAACTCGATTCGTGTAGAAGATAACGGTCGTGGGATTCCTGTTGATATGCACAAAAAAGAAGGGAAATCGGCTTTAGAGGTTGTAATGACTAAAATTGGAGCTGGTGGAAAATTCGATAAAGATACCTATAAAGTTTCTGGAGGTTTACACGGGGTTGGTGTATCCTGTGTTAATGCGTTATCTAACCATTTAACGGCAGAAGTTTTTAAAAACGGTAAAAAATATATCCAAGAGTATTCAAAAGGTAAGCCATTATACGATGTCAAAACAGTTGGTGAGACCGATCACAATGGTACAACAGTAACTTTCACACCGGATGATACGATCTTTCAAGAAATAACAGAATACAACTATAATACATTAGCCAATCGTTTACGTGAATTAGCATTCTTAAATAAGGGAATCAACATTACATTAACTGATGAGCGTACTACAGACGAAGAAGGAAATTATGTTTCTGAAACGTTCCATTCTGAAGAAGGATTAAAAGAATTCGTTGAATTCATTGATGGTAATCGTGAATCTATTATGGATAGCGTGATCTTCATGGAAGGTGAGCGTGATGGTATTCCAGTTGAGGTAGCGATGCGTTATAACAATTCGTATACAGAGAATGTACATTCATACGTTAATAATATTAATACACACGAAGGAGGAACACATTTAACAGGTTTTCGTCGTGCATTAACACGTACCTTAAAAAAATACGCCGAAGAGAACTTTAACTTAGTAAAAGAGAAAGTTGAAATCGTAGGGGATGATTTCCGTGAAGGTTTAACAGCAGTAGTTTCTGTTAAAGTAATGGAACCTCAATTCGAAGGTCAAACGAAAACAAAATTAGGGAACTCTGAAGTTTCTCCAGCGGTTGATAAAATCGTTGCGGAGATGTTAACGAATTTCTTAGAAGAAAATCCTGCATCGGCAAAATTAATTGTTGATAAAGTGATTTTAGCGGCTAAGGCACGTCAAGCGGCGAAGAAAGCCCGTGAAATGGTACAACGTAAAAACCCAATGGGTGGAAGTGGTTTACCAGGTAAGTTAGCCGATTGTTCTTCACGTAATCCTGAAGAATCTGAATTATTCCTTGTCGAGGGTGATTCTGCCGGAGGTACGGCAAAACAAGGGCGTGATCGTCATTTTCAAGCGATTTTACCATTACGTGGTAAGATCTTGAATGTGGAAAAAGCGATGGCTCACAAAGTTTTAGATAACGAAGAGATTAAAAATATTTATACGGCTTTAGGTGTAACTATTGGTACAGAGGAAGATTCAAAAGCCTTAAACATTGGGAAATTACGTTACCACAAAATCGTAATTATGACCGATGCCGATGTCGACGGTTCTCACATCGCAACATTAATTTTAACATTCTTCTTCCGTTATATGAAAGAATTAATCGAGCAAGGACATATTTATATTGCAACTCCACCACTTTATTTATTAAAGAAAGGAGCGAAACAAATATATGCTTGGAACGAGAAAGAGCGTGAACAAATTACACAAGAATTATCAACTGATGGTAAAGGTGTAACCATTCAACGTTACAAAGGTCTTGGGGAAATGAACGCGGAACAATTATGGGATACAACCCTTAATCCCCAACACCGTACATTACGTAAAGTGACGATTGATAATGCTGCTGAAGCCGATCGTGTCTTTTCGATGTTAATGGGGGATGATGTTCCACCACGTCGTGAATTCATTGAGCAAAATGCACATTATGCAAAAATTGATGCTTAA
- a CDS encoding ABC-F family ATP-binding cassette domain-containing protein: MLNVSNLSLQFGKRVLFDEVNIKFTNGNCYGIIGANGAGKSTFLKILSGEIDPTSGHVSLEKGKRMSVLEQNHFKYDEYTVLDTVLRGNKVLYDIKEKMDTLYAKPDFSEEDGIKAGELGVLYEEMNGWNAESDAATLLSNVGIESDMHYTLMGDLDNKAKVRILIAQALFGNPDVLILDEPTNELDVNTIQWLEDFLGNFENTVIVVSHDRHFLDAVCTHICDLDFGKLNLYSGNYTFWYESSQLAAKQRAQQNKKAEEKKKELQDFIARFSSNVAKAKQTTSRKKMLEKLNIDDIKPSSRRYPAIIWEQSREAGDQILEVNNLSASVDGEILFKDANINLKKGDKVGIFSRNSKAISQFFEILAGNAQPDSGDFSWGITTTQAYLPLDNTNFFKEDINLVDWLRQYTESDEERHEEFMRGFLGKMLFSGDEALKKSSVLSGGEKMRCMFSRMMLLRANVLMLDEPTGHLDLESITALNNSLVNFKGTVLIGSHDHELIQTTCNRIIELTPNGIIDRYMSYDEFLEDPKVKELKAKYYGK, encoded by the coding sequence ATGTTAAATGTTTCTAATTTATCACTTCAATTCGGAAAGCGTGTACTTTTCGACGAAGTTAATATAAAATTTACAAATGGCAACTGTTACGGAATCATTGGGGCTAACGGTGCTGGAAAATCTACATTCTTAAAGATTTTATCGGGAGAAATTGATCCAACTTCAGGACATGTTTCTTTAGAGAAAGGGAAAAGAATGTCTGTACTTGAACAAAATCACTTTAAATACGACGAATACACTGTTTTAGATACTGTATTACGTGGAAATAAAGTGTTATATGATATTAAAGAAAAAATGGATACCTTATACGCTAAGCCTGATTTCTCTGAAGAAGACGGAATCAAAGCAGGTGAATTAGGTGTTCTTTATGAAGAAATGAACGGGTGGAATGCAGAATCAGACGCTGCAACATTATTATCGAATGTTGGGATTGAGTCGGATATGCATTACACATTAATGGGAGATTTAGATAATAAAGCGAAAGTACGTATCTTAATTGCTCAAGCATTATTTGGTAATCCTGATGTATTAATCTTGGATGAGCCTACGAATGAGTTAGACGTTAACACAATCCAATGGCTAGAAGATTTCTTAGGAAACTTCGAAAACACGGTAATTGTTGTCTCTCACGACCGTCACTTCTTGGATGCAGTTTGTACGCACATTTGTGACTTAGATTTCGGAAAATTAAACTTATATTCTGGGAACTATACGTTCTGGTACGAGTCTTCTCAGTTAGCAGCAAAACAACGTGCACAACAAAACAAGAAAGCAGAGGAAAAGAAAAAGGAATTACAAGATTTCATTGCTCGTTTCTCTTCTAACGTAGCGAAAGCAAAACAAACGACTTCTCGTAAGAAAATGTTAGAGAAATTAAATATCGATGACATTAAACCTTCTTCTCGTCGTTACCCAGCGATTATTTGGGAACAATCACGTGAAGCTGGAGACCAAATCTTAGAAGTTAACAATTTATCGGCTTCTGTTGATGGTGAAATCTTATTTAAAGATGCAAACATCAACTTAAAGAAAGGTGATAAAGTAGGTATCTTCTCTCGCAATTCGAAAGCCATTTCTCAATTCTTCGAAATTTTAGCAGGAAATGCGCAACCAGATTCTGGAGATTTCTCTTGGGGAATTACAACAACTCAAGCTTACTTACCATTAGATAATACTAATTTCTTTAAAGAAGATATCAATTTAGTGGATTGGTTACGTCAATACACAGAATCAGATGAAGAGCGTCACGAAGAATTTATGCGTGGTTTCTTAGGAAAAATGTTATTCTCTGGAGACGAAGCTTTGAAAAAATCTTCTGTATTATCAGGAGGTGAAAAAATGCGTTGTATGTTCTCTCGTATGATGTTACTACGTGCAAACGTTTTAATGTTAGATGAACCTACAGGTCACTTAGACTTAGAATCGATTACAGCTTTAAACAACTCGTTAGTAAACTTCAAAGGAACTGTTTTAATAGGGTCTCATGACCACGAATTAATTCAAACGACTTGTAACCGTATCATTGAGTTAACACCAAACGGTATTATCGATCGTTACATGTCTTACGATGAATTCTTAGAAGATCCTAAAGTAAAAGAATTAAAAGCGAAATATTACGGAAAATAA
- a CDS encoding GAF domain-containing protein produces MENLNKRVDVIFDSPIAVEEKLQRICQLLSDEVDHYNWVGFYFKNGDKNELKLGPYVGAETDHVIIPYGKGICGQVAESNETFVVPDVYAQDNYLACSIETKAEIVMPIFKNGENIGQIDIDSHTIDPFTDADTKLLEYICNKVSEII; encoded by the coding sequence ATGGAAAATTTAAATAAAAGAGTAGATGTCATTTTTGATAGTCCAATAGCAGTAGAGGAAAAATTACAACGTATTTGTCAATTGTTATCGGATGAAGTAGACCACTACAATTGGGTGGGATTTTACTTTAAGAATGGAGATAAAAATGAATTAAAATTAGGACCATATGTAGGGGCTGAAACCGATCATGTAATTATTCCTTACGGAAAGGGAATTTGTGGTCAAGTCGCTGAATCGAACGAAACTTTTGTTGTTCCAGATGTATATGCTCAAGATAATTATTTGGCTTGCTCGATTGAAACAAAAGCTGAAATTGTAATGCCTATTTTCAAAAATGGAGAAAATATTGGTCAAATTGATATTGATTCGCACACAATTGATCCATTTACTGATGCAGACACAAAATTGTTGGAGTATATTTGCAACAAAGTTTCTGAAATCATATAA
- the rsmG gene encoding 16S rRNA (guanine(527)-N(7))-methyltransferase RsmG, translating to MDLILKYFPDLTEKQIEQFNKVGDLYKEWNEQINVVSRKDIDEIYTNHILHSLAIAKVMKFEDGSDVLDVGTGGGLPGIPLAILFPNVNFHLVDSIGKKIKVVQGVANGLGLTNVKAEQKRAEELHQHYDFVVSRAVTAMPRFAEWIRGKFKKDSLNPLPNGLLYLKGGDLTEELKDFPNAELHNISDFFEEDFFETKKVVYLHKKDI from the coding sequence ATGGATTTAATTTTAAAATATTTTCCTGATTTAACTGAAAAACAAATCGAACAATTCAATAAAGTTGGCGATTTATACAAAGAGTGGAATGAGCAAATCAATGTTGTTTCACGTAAGGATATCGATGAAATCTATACCAATCATATCTTACATTCTTTAGCGATTGCTAAAGTGATGAAGTTTGAGGATGGTTCGGATGTCTTAGATGTTGGTACTGGAGGTGGATTGCCTGGTATTCCATTAGCGATTTTATTCCCAAATGTTAATTTTCATTTGGTGGATTCTATTGGTAAAAAAATTAAAGTGGTTCAAGGTGTTGCCAACGGTTTAGGTTTAACAAATGTGAAAGCAGAACAAAAAAGAGCGGAAGAGTTGCATCAACATTATGATTTTGTTGTTTCTCGTGCGGTAACTGCTATGCCTCGTTTTGCAGAATGGATCAGAGGAAAATTTAAAAAAGATTCATTAAATCCATTGCCAAACGGCTTATTATACTTGAAAGGAGGTGATTTGACGGAAGAGTTAAAAGATTTTCCAAATGCTGAATTGCATAATATCTCTGATTTCTTTGAAGAAGATTTCTTCGAGACGAAGAAAGTCGTTTACTTGCATAAAAAAGACATATAA